The Parambassis ranga chromosome 19, fParRan2.1, whole genome shotgun sequence genome contains a region encoding:
- the usp42 gene encoding ubiquitin carboxyl-terminal hydrolase 42 isoform X1, giving the protein MTIVDRLSEKSDHESVGCNRSYFASGDVGMDGSCSSSWAVGPTMPSDSPRLKAPGGCLGPMPGAAVYNSTPSSVDRPKEQVMSCGDGIDLPQKVLFSPERLILKWTQVHRIGAGLQNMGNTCFLNSALQCLTYTPPLANYMLTREHSKTCHEPGFCMMCTMQNHIIQVFANSGNVIKPIGVLNELKRIAKHFRYGSQEDAHEFLRYTVDAMQKSCLPGTKLDRQTQATTFIHHVFGGYLRSRVKCLNCKAVSDTFDPFLDITLEIKTAPSVSKALEQFVKPEQLDGENAYKCTKCKKMVTASKRFTIHRSSNVLTLSLKRFANFTGGKITKDVKYPEYLDLRPFMSQSQGEPQIYGLYAVLVHSGFSCHAGHYFCYIKASNGQWYQMNDSSVSVSDIRTVLNQQAYVLFYIKSADVKKTGDYSHHTGISGQSSPRPVVVPRINATVHHNNIGLIGPQLPPHMTKSNLHVNGNGSVRDYPTTSKPSTSSSVMGKPCHGLASSSISHSISRPTIIPDHDKRQKLSFFIGQGKQNRPSSSSSSSSSTSSYSQPSSASSSSSRSLSSSQSTSDVRFVPRQLNHVNGTSCSNGDHHTGGNGASFLVPYGQESSEESDQENCVTLDNGFLSKSHPKGKNGTGEIFDSSPKTTNGESAVHHSGNGLNGSTCGVSKSNQNGHHYGHHKVNGHSTPHKICVSNQGSSSSAAAAVANGLSNDHSQPNKDPHNPASSQATSSQSIHPAAIKSQDVSTPDTRAKTLSEPLPHHTASTCIGSPPAATSTNIHTIASRESASASSAGHHGDPAALSTQPDCSQSTNGPSASPQVCIGKNEAKDLPQTNGPSAGTEGHADTKEQYHSKPRGSERQSSRDRERDRLYSVSDRDRDRRYRGRSQERETDSDRHRYRRDYRDHRHHRSNRDRVHPPERHYRGREHDRRRDRSPHYPRERDHDRSSHNYRYYYHRSRDNVDYERRGYSYSHREDSHSRRRWQEEVRECQLMKSNGRERDYSSSGEMTSSSVTVAETNKLKGLQPRPLLPSSESAPNGEDQNHMRTADYVSKERDNSSDAHHSKRHKKSKKKKKSKDKDRHHESRSSDMDSDRATETKKKKKKKRRHQDSDLEQHSPGAARSPKNRSSEEMESRKRRYSDIKDSKHDHSFIPEKHHRTDSADGSGDHHTSPTNGSTHHHLNGFPGNCYSRTNGNSHELSSGLKV; this is encoded by the exons ATGACCATAGTTGACAGATTATCAGAAAAGTCTGACCACGAGTCAGTCGGGTGTAACCGATCCTACTTCGCCAGTGGAGACGTGGGGATGGATGGCAGTTGTTCCAGCAGCTGGGCAGTGGGTCCCACCATGCCCAGTGACTCTCCACGACTGAAGGCTCCAGGAGGCTGCCTGGGCCCGATGCCAGGAGCTGCTGTCTACAACAGTACACCCTCCTCAGTGGACCGGCCTAAGGAGCAAG TGATGAGCTGTGGCGATGGAATTGACTTGCCCCAGAAGGTCCTATTCTCTCCAGAGCGGCTCATCCTGAAGTGGACCCAGGTACACCGCATTGGTGCAGGCCTGCAGAACATGGGGAACACCTGCTTCCTCAACTCGGCCCTGCAGTGTCTTACCTACACCCCTCCGTTAGCAAATTACATGCTGACACGGGAGCACTCCAAAACAT gtcatgagccagggttctGTATGATGTGCACCATGCAAAACCACATCATTCAGGTTTTTGCCAACTCTGGGAATGTCATTAAACCCATTGGTGTGCTCAACGAGCTCAAAA GGATTGCAAAGCACTTCCGCTATGGGAGTCAAGAGGATGCACACGAGTTCCTGCGGTACACAGTGGATGCTATGCAAAAGTCCTGCTTACCTGGAACCAA ATTGGACAGGCAAACGCAGGCAACCACTTTTATCCATCATGTGTTTGGTGGGTACCTAAGGTCCAGAG TTAAATGTTTAAACTGCAAAGCAGTCTCAGATACATTTGACCCTTTTCTGGATATTACTCTGGAAATTAAG ACAGCTCCCAGTGTCTCCAAGGCACTAGAGCAGTTTGTCAAGCCAGAACAGTTGGATGGCGAAAATGCCTACAAATGCACCAA GTGCAAAAAAATGGTcacagcctcaaagagattcacAATCCACCGCAGCTCCAATGtgctcactctgtctctcaAACGATTTGCAAATTTCACTGGAGGGAAAATCACAAAG GATGTGAAATATCCAGAGTACCTAGACCTGCGGCCCTTCATGTCTCAGTCCCAAGGGGAGCCTCAGATCTACGGGCTGTATGCTGTGCTAGTTCATTCTGGATTCAGCTGTCATGCTGGACACTACTTCTGCTATATTAAG GCAAGCAATGGTCAGTGGTATCAGATGAATGACTCCTCTGTGTCCGTCAGTGACATCAGGACCGTTCTTAACCAACAGGCCTATGTTCTGTTCTACATCAA GTCCGCTGATGTGAAAAAAACTGGGGATTACAGCCACCACACTGGCATCTCTGGTCAGTCATCCCCACGACCAGTGGTGGTACCACGCATCAACGCCACTGTCCATCACAATAACATTGGCTTAATAGGCCCACAGCTGCCACCACATATGACCAAG AGCAATCTTCATGTTAATGGAAATGGGTCGGTGAGAGATTATCCTACCACCTCCAAGCCCAGTACCAGCAGCAGTGTCATGGGAAAACCATGCCATGGACTGGCTTCTTCATCCATCTCCCACTCTATCAGTAGACCCACAATTATCCCAGACCATGACAAACGGCAAAAGCTTTCATTTTTCATCGGTCAAGGCAAACAGAACCggccatcttcctcctcctcctcttcctcatccacaTCCTCTTACAGCCAGCCGTCCTctgccagcagctcctcctccaggtctTTATCCTCTTCACAGTCTACCTCAGACGTTCGCTTTGTTCCACGTCAACTTAACCATGTTAATGGCACGTCTTGCAGTAATGGGGATCACCATACTGGAGGTAATGGTGCATCATTTCTGGTGCCCTATGGCCAAGAGTCGTCAGAGGAGTCAGACCAGGAAAACTGTGTCACTCTGGATAATGGCTTTTTATCCAAGTCTCACCCTAAGGGAAAAAATGGCACAGGAGAGATTTTTGACAGTTCTCCTAAAACTACTAATGGGGAATCAGCAGTGCACCATAGTGGTAATGGACTAAATGGTTCAACCTGTGGCGTTTCTAAATCCAACCAAAATGGACACCATTATGGACACCacaaagtaaatggacacaGCACCCCTCACAAG ATCTGTGTGAGTAATCAGGGCAGTtcatcctctgctgcagctgctgttgccaATGGACTAAGCAATGACCATAGTCAACCAAA CAAAGATCCACATAATCCTGCCTCATCCCAGGCCACTTCTTCTCAGAGCATCCATCCTGCTGCTATTAAAAGCCAGGACGTCTCCACTCCTGACACAAGGGCTAAAACTCTGTCTGAACCCCTGCCTCACCATACAGCATCCACCTGCATTGGCTCTCCACCTGCAGCTACTTCTACAAATATCCATACTATTGCATCTAGGGAATCTgcctctgcttcttctgctgGGCATCATGGCGACCCTGCGGCCTTATCTACCCAGCCAGACTGCTCTCAAAGTACCAATGGCCCATCTGCATCTCCACAGGTTTGCATAGGTAAGAATGAAGCCAAGGATCTTCCACAGACCAATGGTCCATCAGCTGGGACTGAAGGACATGCAGATACTAAGGAGCAGTACCATTCCAAGCCTAGAGGCAGTGAAAGACAATCTtccagagacagggagagagacagactgtACTCGGtctctgacagagacagagatagacGCTACAGGGGCAGGAGtcaggagagagagactgacagtGATCGTCACCGTTACAGACGGGACTACAGAGATCACCGCCACCACCGCTCAAACAGGGATCGTGTGCATCCTCCTGAACGTCACTACAGGGGCCGAGAGCATGATCGTCGCCGGGACCGATCTCCTCATTACCCGAGGGAGCGCGATCACGACAGGTCCTCTCATAATTACCGCTACTACTATCACCGATCCAGAGACAATGTGGACTATGAGCGGAGGGGATACAGTTACTCCCACCGCGAAGACTCCCATAGCCGTCGGAGGTGGCAGGAGGAAGTTAGAGAGTGTCAGTTGATGAAAAGCAATGGCAGAGAGAGGGACTATTCCTCTTCAGGAGAGATGACTTCCTCATCTGTTACAGTGGCAGAAACAAACAAGTTAAAGGGCTTGCAGCCACGGCCTCTCCTGCCCTCAAGTGAATCGGCTCCAAATGGGGAGGATCAAAATCACATGAGGACTGCTGATTATGTGAGTAAGGAGAGGGACAACAGCTCAGATGCCCATCACtctaaaagacacaaaaaaagcaagaaaaagaagaagtcaAAGGATAAGGACAGACACCATGAGAGCAG AAGCTCTGACATGGATTCAGACAGAGCcactgaaacaaaaaagaaaaaaaagaaaaagaggcgCCACCAGGACAGCGACCTCGAACAGCACAGCCCAGGTGCTGCTCGAAGCCCTAAGAACAGAAGCAGTGAGGAAATGGAGAGCCGCAAACGACGTTACTCTGACATTAAGGACTCTAAACATGATCATAGTTTTATACCTGAAAAGCACCACCGCACAGACTCTGCTGATGGCAGCGGTGACCATCACACCTCTCCCACAAACGGTTCAACTCACCACCACCTTAACGGATTTCCAG GAAATTGTTACAGTCGAACCAATGGCAACTCCCATGAACTGTCCAGTGGCCTGAAAGTCTGA
- the usp42 gene encoding ubiquitin carboxyl-terminal hydrolase 42 isoform X2: MTIVDRLSEKSDHESVGCNRSYFASGDVGMDGSCSSSWAVGPTMPSDSPRLKAPGGCLGPMPGAAVYNSTPSSVDRPKEQVMSCGDGIDLPQKVLFSPERLILKWTQVHRIGAGLQNMGNTCFLNSALQCLTYTPPLANYMLTREHSKTCHEPGFCMMCTMQNHIIQVFANSGNVIKPIGVLNELKRIAKHFRYGSQEDAHEFLRYTVDAMQKSCLPGTKLDRQTQATTFIHHVFGGYLRSRVKCLNCKAVSDTFDPFLDITLEIKTAPSVSKALEQFVKPEQLDGENAYKCTKCKKMVTASKRFTIHRSSNVLTLSLKRFANFTGGKITKDVKYPEYLDLRPFMSQSQGEPQIYGLYAVLVHSGFSCHAGHYFCYIKASNGQWYQMNDSSVSVSDIRTVLNQQAYVLFYIKSADVKKTGDYSHHTGISGQSSPRPVVVPRINATVHHNNIGLIGPQLPPHMTKSNLHVNGNGSVRDYPTTSKPSTSSSVMGKPCHGLASSSISHSISRPTIIPDHDKRQKLSFFIGQGKQNRPSSSSSSSSSTSSYSQPSSASSSSSRSLSSSQSTSDVRFVPRQLNHVNGTSCSNGDHHTGGNGASFLVPYGQESSEESDQENCVTLDNGFLSKSHPKGKNGTGEIFDSSPKTTNGESAVHHSGNGLNGSTCGVSKSNQNGHHYGHHKVNGHSTPHKICVSNQGSSSSAAAAVANGLSNDHSQPNKDPHNPASSQATSSQSIHPAAIKSQDVSTPDTRAKTLSEPLPHHTASTCIGSPPAATSTNIHTIASRESASASSAGHHGDPAALSTQPDCSQSTNGPSASPQVCIGKNEAKDLPQTNGPSAGTEGHADTKEQYHSKPRGSERQSSRDRERDRLYSVSDRDRDRRYRGRSQERETDSDRHRYRRDYRDHRHHRSNRDRVHPPERHYRGREHDRRRDRSPHYPRERDHDRSSHNYRYYYHRSRDNVDYERRGYSYSHREDSHSRRRWQEEVRECQLMKSNGRERDYSSSGEMTSSSVTVAETNKLKGLQPRPLLPSSESAPNGEDQNHMRTADYVSKERDNSSDAHHSKRHKKSKKKKKSKDKDRHHESSSDMDSDRATETKKKKKKKRRHQDSDLEQHSPGAARSPKNRSSEEMESRKRRYSDIKDSKHDHSFIPEKHHRTDSADGSGDHHTSPTNGSTHHHLNGFPGNCYSRTNGNSHELSSGLKV; encoded by the exons ATGACCATAGTTGACAGATTATCAGAAAAGTCTGACCACGAGTCAGTCGGGTGTAACCGATCCTACTTCGCCAGTGGAGACGTGGGGATGGATGGCAGTTGTTCCAGCAGCTGGGCAGTGGGTCCCACCATGCCCAGTGACTCTCCACGACTGAAGGCTCCAGGAGGCTGCCTGGGCCCGATGCCAGGAGCTGCTGTCTACAACAGTACACCCTCCTCAGTGGACCGGCCTAAGGAGCAAG TGATGAGCTGTGGCGATGGAATTGACTTGCCCCAGAAGGTCCTATTCTCTCCAGAGCGGCTCATCCTGAAGTGGACCCAGGTACACCGCATTGGTGCAGGCCTGCAGAACATGGGGAACACCTGCTTCCTCAACTCGGCCCTGCAGTGTCTTACCTACACCCCTCCGTTAGCAAATTACATGCTGACACGGGAGCACTCCAAAACAT gtcatgagccagggttctGTATGATGTGCACCATGCAAAACCACATCATTCAGGTTTTTGCCAACTCTGGGAATGTCATTAAACCCATTGGTGTGCTCAACGAGCTCAAAA GGATTGCAAAGCACTTCCGCTATGGGAGTCAAGAGGATGCACACGAGTTCCTGCGGTACACAGTGGATGCTATGCAAAAGTCCTGCTTACCTGGAACCAA ATTGGACAGGCAAACGCAGGCAACCACTTTTATCCATCATGTGTTTGGTGGGTACCTAAGGTCCAGAG TTAAATGTTTAAACTGCAAAGCAGTCTCAGATACATTTGACCCTTTTCTGGATATTACTCTGGAAATTAAG ACAGCTCCCAGTGTCTCCAAGGCACTAGAGCAGTTTGTCAAGCCAGAACAGTTGGATGGCGAAAATGCCTACAAATGCACCAA GTGCAAAAAAATGGTcacagcctcaaagagattcacAATCCACCGCAGCTCCAATGtgctcactctgtctctcaAACGATTTGCAAATTTCACTGGAGGGAAAATCACAAAG GATGTGAAATATCCAGAGTACCTAGACCTGCGGCCCTTCATGTCTCAGTCCCAAGGGGAGCCTCAGATCTACGGGCTGTATGCTGTGCTAGTTCATTCTGGATTCAGCTGTCATGCTGGACACTACTTCTGCTATATTAAG GCAAGCAATGGTCAGTGGTATCAGATGAATGACTCCTCTGTGTCCGTCAGTGACATCAGGACCGTTCTTAACCAACAGGCCTATGTTCTGTTCTACATCAA GTCCGCTGATGTGAAAAAAACTGGGGATTACAGCCACCACACTGGCATCTCTGGTCAGTCATCCCCACGACCAGTGGTGGTACCACGCATCAACGCCACTGTCCATCACAATAACATTGGCTTAATAGGCCCACAGCTGCCACCACATATGACCAAG AGCAATCTTCATGTTAATGGAAATGGGTCGGTGAGAGATTATCCTACCACCTCCAAGCCCAGTACCAGCAGCAGTGTCATGGGAAAACCATGCCATGGACTGGCTTCTTCATCCATCTCCCACTCTATCAGTAGACCCACAATTATCCCAGACCATGACAAACGGCAAAAGCTTTCATTTTTCATCGGTCAAGGCAAACAGAACCggccatcttcctcctcctcctcttcctcatccacaTCCTCTTACAGCCAGCCGTCCTctgccagcagctcctcctccaggtctTTATCCTCTTCACAGTCTACCTCAGACGTTCGCTTTGTTCCACGTCAACTTAACCATGTTAATGGCACGTCTTGCAGTAATGGGGATCACCATACTGGAGGTAATGGTGCATCATTTCTGGTGCCCTATGGCCAAGAGTCGTCAGAGGAGTCAGACCAGGAAAACTGTGTCACTCTGGATAATGGCTTTTTATCCAAGTCTCACCCTAAGGGAAAAAATGGCACAGGAGAGATTTTTGACAGTTCTCCTAAAACTACTAATGGGGAATCAGCAGTGCACCATAGTGGTAATGGACTAAATGGTTCAACCTGTGGCGTTTCTAAATCCAACCAAAATGGACACCATTATGGACACCacaaagtaaatggacacaGCACCCCTCACAAG ATCTGTGTGAGTAATCAGGGCAGTtcatcctctgctgcagctgctgttgccaATGGACTAAGCAATGACCATAGTCAACCAAA CAAAGATCCACATAATCCTGCCTCATCCCAGGCCACTTCTTCTCAGAGCATCCATCCTGCTGCTATTAAAAGCCAGGACGTCTCCACTCCTGACACAAGGGCTAAAACTCTGTCTGAACCCCTGCCTCACCATACAGCATCCACCTGCATTGGCTCTCCACCTGCAGCTACTTCTACAAATATCCATACTATTGCATCTAGGGAATCTgcctctgcttcttctgctgGGCATCATGGCGACCCTGCGGCCTTATCTACCCAGCCAGACTGCTCTCAAAGTACCAATGGCCCATCTGCATCTCCACAGGTTTGCATAGGTAAGAATGAAGCCAAGGATCTTCCACAGACCAATGGTCCATCAGCTGGGACTGAAGGACATGCAGATACTAAGGAGCAGTACCATTCCAAGCCTAGAGGCAGTGAAAGACAATCTtccagagacagggagagagacagactgtACTCGGtctctgacagagacagagatagacGCTACAGGGGCAGGAGtcaggagagagagactgacagtGATCGTCACCGTTACAGACGGGACTACAGAGATCACCGCCACCACCGCTCAAACAGGGATCGTGTGCATCCTCCTGAACGTCACTACAGGGGCCGAGAGCATGATCGTCGCCGGGACCGATCTCCTCATTACCCGAGGGAGCGCGATCACGACAGGTCCTCTCATAATTACCGCTACTACTATCACCGATCCAGAGACAATGTGGACTATGAGCGGAGGGGATACAGTTACTCCCACCGCGAAGACTCCCATAGCCGTCGGAGGTGGCAGGAGGAAGTTAGAGAGTGTCAGTTGATGAAAAGCAATGGCAGAGAGAGGGACTATTCCTCTTCAGGAGAGATGACTTCCTCATCTGTTACAGTGGCAGAAACAAACAAGTTAAAGGGCTTGCAGCCACGGCCTCTCCTGCCCTCAAGTGAATCGGCTCCAAATGGGGAGGATCAAAATCACATGAGGACTGCTGATTATGTGAGTAAGGAGAGGGACAACAGCTCAGATGCCCATCACtctaaaagacacaaaaaaagcaagaaaaagaagaagtcaAAGGATAAGGACAGACACCATGAGAGCAG CTCTGACATGGATTCAGACAGAGCcactgaaacaaaaaagaaaaaaaagaaaaagaggcgCCACCAGGACAGCGACCTCGAACAGCACAGCCCAGGTGCTGCTCGAAGCCCTAAGAACAGAAGCAGTGAGGAAATGGAGAGCCGCAAACGACGTTACTCTGACATTAAGGACTCTAAACATGATCATAGTTTTATACCTGAAAAGCACCACCGCACAGACTCTGCTGATGGCAGCGGTGACCATCACACCTCTCCCACAAACGGTTCAACTCACCACCACCTTAACGGATTTCCAG GAAATTGTTACAGTCGAACCAATGGCAACTCCCATGAACTGTCCAGTGGCCTGAAAGTCTGA
- the usp42 gene encoding ubiquitin carboxyl-terminal hydrolase 42 isoform X3: protein MTIVDRLSEKSDHESVGCNRSYFASGDVGMDGSCSSSWAVGPTMPSDSPRLKAPGGCLGPMPGAAVYNSTPSSVDRPKEQVMSCGDGIDLPQKVLFSPERLILKWTQVHRIGAGLQNMGNTCFLNSALQCLTYTPPLANYMLTREHSKTCHEPGFCMMCTMQNHIIQVFANSGNVIKPIGVLNELKRIAKHFRYGSQEDAHEFLRYTVDAMQKSCLPGTKLDRQTQATTFIHHVFGGYLRSRVKCLNCKAVSDTFDPFLDITLEIKTAPSVSKALEQFVKPEQLDGENAYKCTKCKKMVTASKRFTIHRSSNVLTLSLKRFANFTGGKITKDVKYPEYLDLRPFMSQSQGEPQIYGLYAVLVHSGFSCHAGHYFCYIKASNGQWYQMNDSSVSVSDIRTVLNQQAYVLFYIKSADVKKTGDYSHHTGISGQSSPRPVVVPRINATVHHNNIGLIGPQLPPHMTKSNLHVNGNGSVRDYPTTSKPSTSSSVMGKPCHGLASSSISHSISRPTIIPDHDKRQKLSFFIGQGKQNRPSSSSSSSSSTSSYSQPSSASSSSSSNGDHHTGGNGASFLVPYGQESSEESDQENCVTLDNGFLSKSHPKGKNGTGEIFDSSPKTTNGESAVHHSGNGLNGSTCGVSKSNQNGHHYGHHKVNGHSTPHKICVSNQGSSSSAAAAVANGLSNDHSQPNKDPHNPASSQATSSQSIHPAAIKSQDVSTPDTRAKTLSEPLPHHTASTCIGSPPAATSTNIHTIASRESASASSAGHHGDPAALSTQPDCSQSTNGPSASPQVCIGKNEAKDLPQTNGPSAGTEGHADTKEQYHSKPRGSERQSSRDRERDRLYSVSDRDRDRRYRGRSQERETDSDRHRYRRDYRDHRHHRSNRDRVHPPERHYRGREHDRRRDRSPHYPRERDHDRSSHNYRYYYHRSRDNVDYERRGYSYSHREDSHSRRRWQEEVRECQLMKSNGRERDYSSSGEMTSSSVTVAETNKLKGLQPRPLLPSSESAPNGEDQNHMRTADYVSKERDNSSDAHHSKRHKKSKKKKKSKDKDRHHESRSSDMDSDRATETKKKKKKKRRHQDSDLEQHSPGAARSPKNRSSEEMESRKRRYSDIKDSKHDHSFIPEKHHRTDSADGSGDHHTSPTNGSTHHHLNGFPGNCYSRTNGNSHELSSGLKV, encoded by the exons ATGACCATAGTTGACAGATTATCAGAAAAGTCTGACCACGAGTCAGTCGGGTGTAACCGATCCTACTTCGCCAGTGGAGACGTGGGGATGGATGGCAGTTGTTCCAGCAGCTGGGCAGTGGGTCCCACCATGCCCAGTGACTCTCCACGACTGAAGGCTCCAGGAGGCTGCCTGGGCCCGATGCCAGGAGCTGCTGTCTACAACAGTACACCCTCCTCAGTGGACCGGCCTAAGGAGCAAG TGATGAGCTGTGGCGATGGAATTGACTTGCCCCAGAAGGTCCTATTCTCTCCAGAGCGGCTCATCCTGAAGTGGACCCAGGTACACCGCATTGGTGCAGGCCTGCAGAACATGGGGAACACCTGCTTCCTCAACTCGGCCCTGCAGTGTCTTACCTACACCCCTCCGTTAGCAAATTACATGCTGACACGGGAGCACTCCAAAACAT gtcatgagccagggttctGTATGATGTGCACCATGCAAAACCACATCATTCAGGTTTTTGCCAACTCTGGGAATGTCATTAAACCCATTGGTGTGCTCAACGAGCTCAAAA GGATTGCAAAGCACTTCCGCTATGGGAGTCAAGAGGATGCACACGAGTTCCTGCGGTACACAGTGGATGCTATGCAAAAGTCCTGCTTACCTGGAACCAA ATTGGACAGGCAAACGCAGGCAACCACTTTTATCCATCATGTGTTTGGTGGGTACCTAAGGTCCAGAG TTAAATGTTTAAACTGCAAAGCAGTCTCAGATACATTTGACCCTTTTCTGGATATTACTCTGGAAATTAAG ACAGCTCCCAGTGTCTCCAAGGCACTAGAGCAGTTTGTCAAGCCAGAACAGTTGGATGGCGAAAATGCCTACAAATGCACCAA GTGCAAAAAAATGGTcacagcctcaaagagattcacAATCCACCGCAGCTCCAATGtgctcactctgtctctcaAACGATTTGCAAATTTCACTGGAGGGAAAATCACAAAG GATGTGAAATATCCAGAGTACCTAGACCTGCGGCCCTTCATGTCTCAGTCCCAAGGGGAGCCTCAGATCTACGGGCTGTATGCTGTGCTAGTTCATTCTGGATTCAGCTGTCATGCTGGACACTACTTCTGCTATATTAAG GCAAGCAATGGTCAGTGGTATCAGATGAATGACTCCTCTGTGTCCGTCAGTGACATCAGGACCGTTCTTAACCAACAGGCCTATGTTCTGTTCTACATCAA GTCCGCTGATGTGAAAAAAACTGGGGATTACAGCCACCACACTGGCATCTCTGGTCAGTCATCCCCACGACCAGTGGTGGTACCACGCATCAACGCCACTGTCCATCACAATAACATTGGCTTAATAGGCCCACAGCTGCCACCACATATGACCAAG AGCAATCTTCATGTTAATGGAAATGGGTCGGTGAGAGATTATCCTACCACCTCCAAGCCCAGTACCAGCAGCAGTGTCATGGGAAAACCATGCCATGGACTGGCTTCTTCATCCATCTCCCACTCTATCAGTAGACCCACAATTATCCCAGACCATGACAAACGGCAAAAGCTTTCATTTTTCATCGGTCAAGGCAAACAGAACCggccatcttcctcctcctcctcttcctcatccacaTCCTCTTACAGCCAGCCGTCCTctgccagcagctcctcctccag TAATGGGGATCACCATACTGGAGGTAATGGTGCATCATTTCTGGTGCCCTATGGCCAAGAGTCGTCAGAGGAGTCAGACCAGGAAAACTGTGTCACTCTGGATAATGGCTTTTTATCCAAGTCTCACCCTAAGGGAAAAAATGGCACAGGAGAGATTTTTGACAGTTCTCCTAAAACTACTAATGGGGAATCAGCAGTGCACCATAGTGGTAATGGACTAAATGGTTCAACCTGTGGCGTTTCTAAATCCAACCAAAATGGACACCATTATGGACACCacaaagtaaatggacacaGCACCCCTCACAAG ATCTGTGTGAGTAATCAGGGCAGTtcatcctctgctgcagctgctgttgccaATGGACTAAGCAATGACCATAGTCAACCAAA CAAAGATCCACATAATCCTGCCTCATCCCAGGCCACTTCTTCTCAGAGCATCCATCCTGCTGCTATTAAAAGCCAGGACGTCTCCACTCCTGACACAAGGGCTAAAACTCTGTCTGAACCCCTGCCTCACCATACAGCATCCACCTGCATTGGCTCTCCACCTGCAGCTACTTCTACAAATATCCATACTATTGCATCTAGGGAATCTgcctctgcttcttctgctgGGCATCATGGCGACCCTGCGGCCTTATCTACCCAGCCAGACTGCTCTCAAAGTACCAATGGCCCATCTGCATCTCCACAGGTTTGCATAGGTAAGAATGAAGCCAAGGATCTTCCACAGACCAATGGTCCATCAGCTGGGACTGAAGGACATGCAGATACTAAGGAGCAGTACCATTCCAAGCCTAGAGGCAGTGAAAGACAATCTtccagagacagggagagagacagactgtACTCGGtctctgacagagacagagatagacGCTACAGGGGCAGGAGtcaggagagagagactgacagtGATCGTCACCGTTACAGACGGGACTACAGAGATCACCGCCACCACCGCTCAAACAGGGATCGTGTGCATCCTCCTGAACGTCACTACAGGGGCCGAGAGCATGATCGTCGCCGGGACCGATCTCCTCATTACCCGAGGGAGCGCGATCACGACAGGTCCTCTCATAATTACCGCTACTACTATCACCGATCCAGAGACAATGTGGACTATGAGCGGAGGGGATACAGTTACTCCCACCGCGAAGACTCCCATAGCCGTCGGAGGTGGCAGGAGGAAGTTAGAGAGTGTCAGTTGATGAAAAGCAATGGCAGAGAGAGGGACTATTCCTCTTCAGGAGAGATGACTTCCTCATCTGTTACAGTGGCAGAAACAAACAAGTTAAAGGGCTTGCAGCCACGGCCTCTCCTGCCCTCAAGTGAATCGGCTCCAAATGGGGAGGATCAAAATCACATGAGGACTGCTGATTATGTGAGTAAGGAGAGGGACAACAGCTCAGATGCCCATCACtctaaaagacacaaaaaaagcaagaaaaagaagaagtcaAAGGATAAGGACAGACACCATGAGAGCAG AAGCTCTGACATGGATTCAGACAGAGCcactgaaacaaaaaagaaaaaaaagaaaaagaggcgCCACCAGGACAGCGACCTCGAACAGCACAGCCCAGGTGCTGCTCGAAGCCCTAAGAACAGAAGCAGTGAGGAAATGGAGAGCCGCAAACGACGTTACTCTGACATTAAGGACTCTAAACATGATCATAGTTTTATACCTGAAAAGCACCACCGCACAGACTCTGCTGATGGCAGCGGTGACCATCACACCTCTCCCACAAACGGTTCAACTCACCACCACCTTAACGGATTTCCAG GAAATTGTTACAGTCGAACCAATGGCAACTCCCATGAACTGTCCAGTGGCCTGAAAGTCTGA